A single window of Planctomycetota bacterium DNA harbors:
- a CDS encoding DUF1553 domain-containing protein, whose protein sequence is MIRRPRAFPVVRFVGLALVAGLPAAGATDPAPLAYNRDVRPILVEHCFACHGADSASRKADLRLDQRDAAVESGAIVPGDPDSSVMLDRICSDDPDLVMPPPAMKKPLSAEQKATLTRWVKEGAAYQPHWSYIPPVRPDVPAVGNEAWVRNPIDRFILARLEAEGLAPAPEADRRTLARRAALDLTGLPPEPALVEAFVADRSADAYERYLDRLLATLDWGEHRGRHWLDYARYGDTNGIHIDNFREQWAYRQWVAEAFNRNLPFDQFTILQLAGDLVNAANPSLPDEEKLDNQIASGFNRCNITTSEGGAIDEEYRVLYCRDRTETTAAVWLGITTGCAVCHNHKFDPLSAREFYELSAFFNNTTQPAMDGNVHDTPPVVPVPKPDDLPRFTALGNELPSAREAVEARKGAARPEFDAWIAAANAETVQKLLPQDTPLAELPCAEGQGQVTKVRVAGKDTDLPLSAGTAWQPGPGGGSGLLLAGKAADVATVGDFEHDQAFSLTFWVRPPANDTAYAVVARMDDGQAYRGWDAWIQSRRLGMHMVHSWPDDAMKVAAKDQLPADTWTQVAITYDGSGLTEGIKVFYNGKPQGLNVETKSFKKNTIRTSVPFTIGSRSPGSPAHAVGLAGLAVWGRALAAGEIEGISRGQALADVVRLDPAARPAAAAALYDWWLASADEPFKAATARVTALEAEHAELRRRGTVAHVMNEKPEPAKAWILARGEYDKRTDEVQPDTPDILPPLPDGAPRNRLGLARWLFLPDHPLTARTTVNRFWQEVFGTGLVRTSADLGVSGELPSHPELLDWLALEFRDGGWNVKQLFKLMLTSAAYRQSAATTPDKLAKDNANRLLSRGPRFRMDAEMVRDSALAASGLLVRQVGGPSVKPYQPDGVWEAVSMGGNTQVYKRDAGDGLYRRSMYWFWKRTAPPASMDIFNAPSRETCTIRRERTNTPLQALVTLNDPQFVEAARALADRAFEIGGATDDARLDFVARRLLARPLAAAEAEIVKKSLAELEAFYGAHADDARALVTIGDTKPRLPDTAKLAAWTMLVNELMNLDEVLCK, encoded by the coding sequence ATGATCCGTCGCCCGCGTGCGTTTCCCGTGGTCCGCTTCGTTGGGCTCGCGCTCGTGGCCGGCCTCCCGGCCGCCGGCGCGACCGACCCCGCGCCCCTCGCCTACAACCGCGACGTCCGCCCGATCCTGGTCGAGCACTGCTTCGCCTGCCACGGGGCCGACAGCGCCAGCCGCAAGGCCGACCTCCGCCTCGACCAGCGCGACGCGGCGGTGGAATCGGGGGCGATCGTGCCGGGCGACCCCGACTCGTCGGTGATGCTCGACCGGATCTGCTCCGACGACCCTGATCTGGTGATGCCGCCGCCGGCGATGAAGAAGCCGCTCTCGGCCGAGCAGAAAGCGACCCTCACGCGCTGGGTCAAGGAAGGGGCGGCCTACCAGCCCCACTGGTCCTATATCCCGCCGGTCCGGCCGGACGTGCCCGCTGTCGGCAACGAAGCCTGGGTGCGAAACCCGATCGACCGCTTCATCCTCGCCCGGCTCGAGGCGGAGGGCCTCGCCCCGGCGCCGGAGGCCGACCGGCGCACGCTCGCCCGCCGCGCCGCCCTCGACCTGACCGGCCTGCCGCCTGAGCCGGCGCTCGTCGAGGCGTTCGTCGCCGACCGCTCGGCGGATGCCTACGAGCGGTACCTCGACCGGCTGCTCGCGACGCTCGACTGGGGCGAGCACCGCGGGCGCCACTGGCTCGACTACGCGCGCTATGGCGACACCAACGGGATCCACATCGACAATTTCCGCGAGCAGTGGGCCTACCGGCAGTGGGTCGCCGAGGCCTTCAACCGCAACCTGCCGTTCGACCAGTTCACGATCCTCCAGCTCGCCGGCGACCTGGTGAACGCCGCGAACCCGTCGCTGCCCGACGAGGAGAAACTCGACAACCAGATCGCCAGCGGCTTCAACCGCTGCAACATCACGACCAGCGAGGGCGGGGCGATCGACGAGGAGTATCGCGTCCTCTACTGCCGCGACCGCACCGAGACGACCGCGGCGGTGTGGCTCGGGATCACGACCGGCTGCGCCGTCTGCCACAACCACAAGTTCGACCCGCTGTCGGCGCGCGAGTTCTACGAGCTGTCGGCGTTCTTCAACAACACCACCCAACCGGCGATGGACGGCAACGTGCACGACACCCCGCCGGTCGTGCCGGTGCCCAAGCCCGACGACCTGCCGCGCTTCACGGCGCTCGGAAACGAGCTGCCTTCCGCGCGCGAGGCGGTGGAAGCGCGGAAGGGGGCGGCCCGGCCGGAGTTCGACGCCTGGATCGCGGCGGCCAACGCCGAGACGGTGCAGAAGCTGCTCCCGCAGGACACGCCACTGGCCGAATTGCCCTGCGCCGAGGGGCAGGGGCAGGTCACGAAGGTGCGCGTCGCCGGCAAAGACACCGATCTCCCGCTGTCCGCCGGCACCGCCTGGCAGCCGGGTCCCGGCGGCGGCTCGGGGCTGCTCCTGGCTGGCAAGGCCGCCGATGTGGCGACCGTCGGCGACTTCGAGCACGACCAAGCCTTCAGCCTCACCTTCTGGGTGCGGCCCCCTGCCAACGACACCGCGTATGCCGTCGTCGCGCGGATGGACGACGGCCAGGCCTACCGTGGCTGGGACGCCTGGATCCAGAGCCGGCGCCTCGGCATGCACATGGTCCACTCCTGGCCCGACGATGCGATGAAGGTCGCGGCGAAGGACCAGCTCCCCGCCGACACCTGGACGCAGGTCGCGATCACCTACGACGGCTCGGGCCTGACCGAGGGGATCAAGGTCTTCTACAACGGCAAGCCGCAGGGGCTGAACGTCGAGACCAAATCGTTCAAGAAAAACACGATCCGCACCTCGGTGCCGTTCACGATCGGGAGCCGGTCGCCCGGCTCGCCGGCGCATGCCGTCGGGCTGGCGGGCCTGGCCGTCTGGGGCCGAGCCCTCGCCGCCGGCGAGATCGAGGGCATCTCCCGGGGGCAGGCGCTGGCCGACGTCGTCCGCCTCGACCCCGCGGCCCGTCCCGCCGCCGCCGCGGCACTCTACGACTGGTGGCTCGCCAGCGCCGACGAGCCGTTCAAGGCGGCCACGGCCCGCGTCACCGCCCTCGAGGCGGAGCACGCCGAACTTCGCCGCCGCGGCACCGTCGCCCACGTGATGAACGAGAAGCCGGAGCCGGCCAAGGCCTGGATCCTCGCGCGGGGCGAATACGACAAGCGCACCGACGAGGTCCAGCCCGACACCCCCGACATCCTCCCGCCGCTCCCCGACGGGGCGCCGCGCAACCGCCTCGGTCTGGCGCGGTGGCTGTTTCTCCCCGACCATCCGCTGACGGCGCGGACGACCGTCAACCGCTTCTGGCAGGAGGTGTTCGGCACGGGCTTGGTGCGGACCAGCGCCGACCTCGGCGTGTCGGGTGAATTGCCCAGCCATCCCGAGCTGCTCGACTGGCTCGCCCTCGAATTCCGCGACGGCGGCTGGAACGTCAAGCAACTCTTCAAGCTGATGCTTACCAGCGCCGCCTACCGGCAGTCGGCGGCGACGACCCCCGACAAGCTCGCCAAGGACAATGCCAACCGGCTGCTGTCGCGCGGGCCCCGGTTCCGGATGGATGCCGAGATGGTCCGCGACTCCGCACTCGCCGCCAGCGGCCTGCTCGTGCGCCAGGTCGGCGGCCCGAGCGTGAAGCCCTACCAGCCTGACGGCGTCTGGGAGGCGGTGTCGATGGGGGGCAACACCCAGGTCTACAAGCGCGACGCCGGTGACGGCCTGTACCGCAGGAGCATGTACTGGTTCTGGAAGCGCACCGCACCGCCGGCCTCGATGGACATCTTCAACGCCCCGTCGCGCGAGACCTGCACGATCCGCCGCGAGCGCACCAACACGCCGCTCCAGGCCCTGGTCACGCTCAACGACCCGCAGTTCGTCGAAGCGGCGCGGGCGCTGGCCGACCGGGCGTTCGAGATCGGCGGCGCGACCGACGACGCACGGCTCGACTTCGTCGCCCGCCGCCTCCTCGCCCGGCCGCTGGCCGCCGCCGAGGCGGAGATCGTGAAGAAATCGCTGGCCGAGTTGGAGGCGTTCTACGGCGCCCACGCCGACGACGCCCGGGCGCTGGTCACGATCGGCGATACCAAGCCCCGGCTCCCCGACACCGCCAAGCTCGCCGCCTGGACGATGCTCGTCAACGAGCTGATGAACCTCGACGAAGTCCTCTGCAAGTGA